GGCAGCCACTGCCTCCTGCAGCCTCAGGCCCTCAACAATCATCAGGAAAGCCAGCACTAAGGTTGCAGAGCGGCTCACACCCATCAGACAGTGGACAAACACTCGTCCTGAGACAGGGACATTTGCTGCTATGTTTTAATATGATTATTGCTGAGTTCATAGTTAAAAGTGGTGTTGTGCTGGACTACATCATGTTGAGAGGTGTTTCTCATTCTTGTCTTcccatttacatacatgagggatatagaatattaaaaacacgttttaataaaatgcaacacCATCACTAACTATGATTTCAGCACTAAAACATATAATTGAATTAACAGCTCTATGAGAGCCTCAACAAAAACGGAAGATTTCAGGCATCATAAAAGTAGACTTCATGGAAGAACAGttgtattagattgcattagACTGTACAAGTGCACCTAAATAAGCCGGCACTGAGTGCAAATCCAGTCACACACACTAAAGATAATTGTAAGTGCGACCGACTTGCCTCCCATGGTCAGTGCAGCTCTGATGTATCGTGCTGTCGGGTAGAAGAACGGACTGAGGATGAACTCTATTGCATCATCAGCCTCCACCCCATAATAATCCACTGTCATGTCTCTGTAGAAACGTGGGCCGGTGTTGACGTAGAAATAGGGGCAGGGGCCCGGGTTGGGGGGTCCGTGAGCAGCATTTACAATGTGAGTAATGCCCAGACTGTGGAGAGTGCCCTTGTCACGAGCCGCCACCCTGAAACACAATCACGCATTCACTTCTGAGTGAGTGAACAGTGTTTATAtagatgtactgtgtgtgtgtgtgtgtgcatgttatttGATGTGAACCTACTCGTTGCCTATGTAAAGGTTTGGCCAGACTTGATTGACATGTCCAGTAGGTCGTCTGTCCGCTAGCAGGAACTCCTGCAGCTCTGAGACAGATGGAGGTTCATATGGTGGCTCCCTAAGAGACATActgtactgacacacacacacacacacacacacacacacacacacacacatgcacatacacagacaaggagcttttttttttataagccTTCACTATGTATGAAATGTGttctgtaaatgttaaaaaaaattagcaaaagTGCTGCTTCTCTTAAAAATATACAGATCTCAGAATGATCTTCTCTTAGAAAGCCACACCATAAAGCACACAGTCATCTCAAGTGAGTAAAGCCAGAGGTGACAGACTGATCAAATAAACCTGAACGATCCCCAAACTAACCTGTTTCCACTCTGAGTCATATGAACTTACCTCACTTCAAGGCAGCGGAAACTCTTCTGTACCAAGCTCGCTCGTATTTCTCTTTATGTGctcacagccacacacaaaatgtagccTGTTTCCTTTTATAACTCTGTAATCATACACTTATTAGTGACAAACCCATCCTGCAGATCGTATTCAGGCATTTTAAAATGCGTTTAATCCACTTTGACAACATGCCTGAAGTCAAATTCTTATAGACAACAATGTGGCATTATCCTGTCAACTTTAACATTAGCTCACTTGCTGAATTTTCATGATGAACGCAGACTGTACACCACTGTACCCTGTGTCTCTGTTCCCACCCAGGAACCAATTAatgtctgctgctctgctgctttgaGAAATATGATCAAGGCTATAACATTCACCAGTAATGTGTCTAACTTTGTGTTAGCTGTATTTGTTGTGTGATAACCTAATGCTGGATTATTtaacataaatcaaaaatgtaggTAAAGCTccttgtattttgtaaaaagaggaaaaaaattaaaggcaCATGTGGCCTTGGGATACAGGGTAGGTATAGCGCTCTCCTCGTTTCATTATATTACTGTAAAGCACAAAAGTGACAGTTAATACTGCATCACCTATAGGTTGAACAAAATCTTCAAGCCATGAGTTTgaattcatttacagtataaaacaaaatgtgggccccaaagtacaacctcaatgcaacaaaagtcagtttacctgtgatcactgcaacaaaagtgattacacctgtgatttcccGTTAAGGCAAACTACATGAACACGGTTACAACAGAAcctgtgaacaccacagcttcctctattttggcctgggttgtgtATAATGCAACATGCCTCCACATGGTAAGGAGTTgcctgaacaagtaagaaaccGGATTGTGCTACTTCGTAAAGATGAGAGAGCGTACAAGAGCACCAGCGGGCTAATGAACATAAGGCGAAGCACAGTTGCAGTACGGTAAGGTAAATTAGAGGTTGGTTACATGAACACAGTGAAAAGTGCGTTAGATCAGAGAAGAAGTGTTCTTTTTAATGCTGAAAACGAAAAACAAACTGGTTTAAGAAATTAAGGAAAAATGACAAGGTACCTTATCAAgcaaactgttttgtttgaaaGTGTAATGGGCATagtttaaaacatatttcaaaagGTTGGTTAACAGTCATTTTATCTCCATCCAgccaaaaaatttaaatgaaatatcataaaatgtgtttaatggaTGTGCACAACGATCATAAAGCTGTATTTACAAAGCTTGTGGACATGACTGACAACACGGGTAGGTAACATCTGAACACAGTttgattatgaaaaacaaacctcTGAGAAATATGACACTGTACTTAGACATTGACAACATTTAACAACACGCGACCACTGCTGAAGTGgacaatgttaaaaataaaaatatggaaTTTAAATGTCACTCCACCCTCAGACTCACACCTCTAACTACATCACACACATTGTAAATAATGATTTGTAGATCACAAACACTGTCAGCGATCAGAGTGGAGTGTGACAcgtggaaagagagagaggtcctGAGGTGACTAAGGGCTATTGTAATGAAGGAgcagagagaaatgagggagACGGATGTCAGAGAAGAGGACACAACCTTCGTTTGAGAGTCAGCTGTTCATCCAGCTTGAGGAGCAGGGACAGGAAGTTCCGGTTTGGGTAGACGGCTCGTTTTTGGACGACATGCCTCAGAGCATCTCTCACAGATAGATGCTGCCGCAACATCAAGTAGGCCAGAACCAAAGTGGCCGATCGACTCATGCCCATGATGCAGTGCACCAGCACTTTCCCTGTGGAGCACGGTGGAGAATGTGAAAGATAAATAGAGAAAATGTGGGACAGAAAATGTGAGAAGTTTGATGGGACAATGGGTATCACCAGTTAATACTTTACCATCTTTGCTTTTCAGGGCTTTATGTATGAAGTCAGCTGCAGGTTTGAAGTACTGACTGAGGTCAAAGTGGTCTGAATCCTCTGCTGGGATGCCAAAGTAAACACAGGTGTTCCCGTAAAAACTCTGGTCACCGATGCTGCCCTGCTTGGAGTGCGCTGCGTTCAGGACATGAGTGATGCCA
This region of Xiphias gladius isolate SHS-SW01 ecotype Sanya breed wild chromosome 11, ASM1685928v1, whole genome shotgun sequence genomic DNA includes:
- the LOC120796061 gene encoding uncharacterized protein LOC120796061 isoform X2; protein product: MSDGKTDTGGASEVRCRDAQNSDPEEQEEEKRERETEVSEEGSVSREIPSLRELEEVLHSAPRSCRHGDEVWPNLYLGDMAVAQNRKTLHKLGITHVLNAAHSKQGSIGDQSFYGNTCVYFGIPAEDSDHFDLSQYFKPAADFIHKALKSKDGKVLVHCIMGMSRSATLVLAYLMLRQHLSVRDALRHVVQKRAVYPNRNFLSLLLKLDEQLTLKRSMSLREPPYEPPSVSELQEFLLADRRPTGHVNQVWPNLYIGNEVAARDKGTLHSLGITHIVNAAHGPPNPGPCPYFYVNTGPRFYRDMTVDYYGVEADDAIEFILSPFFYPTARYIRAALTMGGRVFVHCLMGVSRSATLVLAFLMIVEGLRLQEAVAAVRPHRDICPNAGFLQQLRSLDMSLERERRRRQAQTMSVARDKTTLSSLGVTHILNAAAGRNRINTGQQFYSDLELEYHGVEAADHPEFNLRPFFSPAAQFIDSALQKNGKVFVHCAMGVSRSGGLVLAYLMICQGLSLVDAIMAVRLNRDIGPNSGFLEQLRQLDLSLS
- the LOC120796061 gene encoding uncharacterized protein LOC120796061 isoform X3, translating into MSDGKTDTGGASEVRCRDAQNSDPEEQEEEKRERETEVSEEGSVSREIPSLRELEEVLHSAPRSCRHGDEVWPNLYLGDMAVAQNRKTLHKLGITHVLNAAHSKQGSIGDQSFYGNTCVYFGIPAEDSDHFDLSQYFKPAADFIHKALKSKDGKVLVHCIMGMSRSATLVLAYLMLRQHLSVRDALRHVVQKRAVYPNRNFLSLLLKLDEQLTLKRSMSLREPPYEPPSVSELQEFLLADRRPTGHVNQVWPNLYIGNEVAARDKGTLHSLGITHIVNAAHGPPNPGPCPYFYVNTGPRFYRDMTVDYYGVEADDAIEFILSPFFYPTARYIRAALTMGGRVFVHCLMGVSRSATLVLAFLMIVEGLRLQEAVAAVRPHRDICPNAGFLQQLRSLDMSLERERRRRQAQTIGHLTQEEETPSLTELRQILWTNRKPVAPVNQVWPNLYIGDESVARDKTTLSSLGVTHILNAAAGRNRINTGQQFYSDLELEYHGVEAADHPEFNLRPFFSPAAQFIDSALQKNGYE
- the LOC120796061 gene encoding uncharacterized protein LOC120796061 isoform X5, whose product is MSDGKTDTGGASEVRCRDAQNSDPEEQEEEKRERETEVSEEGSVSREIPSLRELEEVLHSAPRSCRHGDEVWPNLYLGDMAVAQNRKTLHKLGITHVLNAAHSKQGSIGDQSFYGNTCVYFGIPAEDSDHFDLSQYFKPAADFIHKALKSKDGKVLVHCIMGMSRSATLVLAYLMLRQHLSVRDALRHVVQKRAVYPNRNFLSLLLKLDEQLTLKRSMSLREPPYEPPSVSELQEFLLADRRPTGHVNQVWPNLYIGNEVAARDKGTLHSLGITHIVNAAHGPPNPGPCPYFYVNTGPRFYRDMTVDYYGVEADDAIEFILSPFFYPTARYIRAALTMGGRVFVHCLMGVSRSATLVLAFLMIVEGLRLQEAVAAVRPHRDICPNAGFLQQLRSLDMSLERERRRRQAQTIGHLTQEEETPSLTELRQILWTNRKPVAPVNQVWPNLYIGDESKPHQHGSAVLQRP
- the LOC120796061 gene encoding uncharacterized protein LOC120796061 isoform X4 → MSDGKTDTGGASEVRCRDAQNSDPEEQEEEKRERETEVSEEGSVSREIPSLRELEEVLHSAPRSCRHGDEVWPNLYLGDMAVAQNRKTLHKLGITHVLNAAHSKQGSIGDQSFYGNTCVYFGIPAEDSDHFDLSQYFKPAADFIHKALKSKDGKVLVHCIMGMSRSATLVLAYLMLRQHLSVRDALRHVVQKRAVYPNRNFLSLLLKLDEQLTLKRSMSLREPPYEPPSVSELQEFLLADRRPTGHVNQVWPNLYIGNEVAARDKGTLHSLGITHIVNAAHGPPNPGPCPYFYVNTGPRFYRDMTVDYYGVEADDAIEFILSPFFYPTARYIRAALTMGGRVFVHCLMGVSRSATLVLAFLMIVEGLRLQEAVAAVRPHRDICPNAGFLQQLRSLDMSLERERRRRQAQTIGHLTQEEETPSLTELRQILWTNRKPVAPVNQVWPNLYIGDDRSKPHQHGSAVLQRP